Proteins from a single region of Desulfatiglans anilini DSM 4660:
- a CDS encoding DUF362 domain-containing protein, with the protein LTNKAEYEGFYTREEIEELFRDVASYYIDPEKCQACMTCFRRCPAEAIIGGKNLIHVIDQDKCIRCGTCFEVCPPRFGAVQKLVGEPVPPPIPEEKRKIVRKGKEK; encoded by the coding sequence CTGACGAACAAGGCGGAGTACGAAGGGTTCTACACCCGGGAGGAGATCGAGGAGCTGTTCCGGGACGTGGCCTCCTACTACATCGACCCGGAGAAGTGCCAGGCGTGTATGACGTGCTTCAGGCGCTGCCCGGCCGAGGCGATCATCGGGGGGAAGAATCTGATCCATGTGATCGACCAGGACAAGTGCATCCGGTGCGGGACTTGCTTCGAGGTCTGCCCCCCGCGCTTCGGCGCGGTGCAGAAGCTCGTCGGCGAGCCGGTTCCGCCGCCGATCCCGGAAGAAAAGAGAAAAATCGTCAGAAAAGGCAAAGAGAAATAG
- the fdhD gene encoding formate dehydrogenase accessory sulfurtransferase FdhD: MTAHTIPLRVQLREGKENGEARLDMIREEPLSIRVQGQPYAVVMRTPGDEQEHAAGFCLAEGILDRPADIETLASCEGEQTNVVTLTVTPSRLRVIRPILERRGFLSQSSCGICGKELIQDLSQVLHILPDGPKLDLQKARSCLDTLKDHQTLYRLTRAAHAAALYDASFERLSLAEDVGRHNALDKAVGKLFLQGTLDRAKLLVLSSRISYELVQKAARAGIPFILAASRPTALAVDLARSLNMTLASPSRESGIYIYCGSGRLLQSDAP; encoded by the coding sequence TTGACTGCACACACGATTCCGCTGCGGGTTCAGCTGCGGGAAGGAAAGGAAAACGGGGAAGCCCGGTTGGACATGATCCGGGAAGAGCCGCTGTCCATCCGAGTCCAGGGCCAGCCTTACGCCGTCGTCATGCGGACACCGGGGGACGAACAAGAGCACGCCGCCGGCTTTTGCCTCGCCGAGGGCATCCTGGACCGGCCGGCTGACATCGAGACCCTCGCCTCCTGTGAAGGGGAGCAGACCAACGTGGTGACCCTGACCGTCACCCCTTCACGGCTGCGGGTCATCAGGCCCATCCTCGAACGCCGGGGCTTCCTCAGCCAGTCGAGCTGCGGCATCTGCGGGAAAGAGCTGATCCAGGATCTCTCCCAGGTGCTGCACATCCTCCCGGACGGACCGAAGCTCGATCTCCAAAAGGCCCGCAGCTGCCTCGACACCCTGAAGGACCATCAGACCCTCTACCGGCTGACGCGCGCCGCCCATGCCGCCGCCCTCTACGATGCCTCCTTCGAGCGCTTGTCTCTGGCCGAGGATGTCGGGCGCCACAACGCCCTGGACAAGGCGGTCGGAAAACTTTTTCTGCAGGGGACCCTCGATCGAGCCAAGCTTCTGGTGCTCTCCTCCCGCATCAGCTACGAACTGGTCCAGAAGGCGGCCCGTGCCGGCATCCCTTTCATCCTGGCGGCCTCCAGGCCAACGGCCCTGGCTGTCGATCTGGCCCGGTCCCTCAACATGACCCTGGCCTCGCCGTCGCGTGAATCCGGCATCTATATCTATTGCGGATCCGGTCGTTTACTGCAAAGCGACGCACCCTGA